Part of the Aquimarina sp. TRL1 genome, ATAAAATCTTTAATCTCCCTCCTTTTATTTATAGTAAAAAGACATCTTTCCCTATTAAAAACAGAAAGAAAACGCTATTTAAATACAACTATCCTAAAATAAAAAAGGTTATTTGTGTCTCTAAAAAAACCAAAGAAATCGCTGCTAAAAGCATTGTTGATAATCACAAAATTGTCACTATATACGATGGAACTGACATCGAAACTCCTCTTAAAAAGCCTTCGTTTGCAATACGGGAAAAGTTTAATCTAAAAGAAGATACCGTCATCGTTGGAAATATTGCGAATCATATCAGAGCAAAACACCTTGACACTCTTATTGATATTGTAGATATCATCATCAATAAAGAAAATAAAAAGAACTTCTTCTTTATCCAAATGGGGAATTACACAGAAAGAACTGAACCTCTCCTTCAAAGAGCAAAAGAATTACAGTTAGAACAACATCTGGTATTTTCCGGATTCACCCCGAATGCTTCGAGTTTTTTACCACAATTCGACATTAACCTAATCACCTCTCAAAGCGAGGGAATGCCATTAGTAATCTATGAATCGTTACTGCACAAAACTGCAGTAGTCAGTACCGATGTAGGAGGAATCCCCGAGATAATAGAACACAACATAAATGGGCTATTATCTCCTATGCACTCTCCTGACAAGCAAGCTGAACAGATCATCAGCTTATCAGAAGATGATGTTCTCAAAGAAAAGTTTATCAAAAACGGTTATGAAAAAGTAATCAATAATTACTCTAGTAAAAACATGGCTTTAGAAACATTACAACTCTATAAAAATATTGTTTAGTACCCTTTTACATTCAAAAATAAACTTGCCTTTATTTACTAACGCTTCAACACTAAACATTGCTAATTAGTTATAGATAAAATCATGATACCGTTTCCTATATCCTTCATTTGCTTAAGAAACAATAGAGTCTTTAATCGCCAAATAATTATGATCGGATCTCCTACATAAATATGGCACAAAACAAATGAAACTCTTATTTTTGCCACTTTAGAAATCAAAAATAGCATCAATTAGAAAAATAATGGCAGATCATAAAGATGAAATAGAAAAAACAATAGCTATTCTAAAAAAAGGAGGAATTATTCTATATCCAACGGACACTGTGTGGGGATTGGGATGTGATGCTACAAATGCAGAAGCTATTGACAAACTGAACCGATTAAAAAATCGTTCTGAAGAAAAATCCCTTATTTGTCTGGTCAGTGATTTTAAGATGCTGGGACAGTACGTAGAAGAAGTTCCAGAAGTCGCATATGACATCCTTAAATATGCTACCAAAGCAACCACCATTATCTATGATAAACCACTACGGGTAGCTGAGAACATTATAAGAGAAGACAACACCCTGGGAATTAGAGTTGTTAGAGATCCTTTTTGCGGTAAATTAATTCGCAAATTCAAAAGGCCCATTGTCTCTACTTCGGCAAATATCAGTAATCAACCAACCCCCAAACATCTAAAAGAAATTAGTCAAGAGATTTTGGAAGGCGTAGACTATGTCGTAAATTTGCCCTTACCAAATAAAAATGCAAAACCTTCTTCTATTATTAAGATAGGAAGTGATAGCACGGTAAAAATTATCAGGAAGTAAACTACCTCAGAGCAACGCCTCGGAGTATTAAAACCTCACTTAGTGAGTTGATCGATAGATGTCGGAAATTAAGAATTATAAAGAAGCATTAACGCTACCTATTTTTAGTATTATTTCAAAAGCAGCAGCGAATCTAAATGTAGAATGTTATGTCATAGGAGGTTTTGTCAGAGATTATTTATTACAAAGAGGCATTGTAAAAGATATTGACATCGTTGCTGTAGGGAGTGGCATTGAGCTTGCCAAAGAAGTGTCCCGACTCTTACCTGACAAGCCAAAAGTTCAGGTTTTTAAAACATACGGAACAGCTATGTTAAGAACAGAAGCTATCGAGATTGAATTTGTTGGTGCTCGAAAAGAATCTTATCAGAGGCATAGTCGCAATCCTATTGTAGAAGATGGAACGCTGGAAGATGATCAAAACCGTAGAGATTTCAACATTAATACACTGGCATTAAACCTCTCAGAAAAGCATTTTGGCAATTTACTGGATCCTTTTGGAGGGTTAGATGATCTAACGACTAAAACAATTCAAACGCCTTTGGATCCCGACATCACCTATTCTGATGATCCATTGCGAATGATGAGAGCAATCCGATTTGCCTCTCAGCTCAATTTTAATATAGAAGAAAAGTCATTAGCAGCTATTACAAAAAACAAGGATCGGATAAAAATAATCACCAAAGAAAGAATCGTCGAAGAATTGAACAAAATATTACTTTGTAATGTACCTTCATACGGATTCAAATTATTGGAAAAAACGGGGCTTCTGGAATATATTCTTCCCGAAATAACAGCACTCAAAGGGATCGATGAGGTAGAAGGTCAGCGTCATAAAGACAATTTCTATCATAGCCTAGAGGTAGTTGATAACATCTGTCAACATACTGATGACTTATGGCTCAGATGGGCTGCCCTATTACACGACATTGGTAAAGCTCCAACTAAAAAGTTTCACAAAAAAATCGGATGGACCTTCCACGGACATGAGTTCGTAGGTTCCAAAATGGTCTATAAACTTTTCAAACGATTAAAAATGCCATTAAACGACAAAATGAAATTTGTTCAAAAAATGGTATTAATGAGCTCCAGACCAATCGTTATTGCATCTGATGTGACCGATTCTGCCGTAAGGAGATTGGTTTTTGATGCCGGAGATCATATCGAACAATTAATGACCTTATGTGAAGCAGATATTACTACTAAAAACCCAAAACGATTTAAGAAATATCACAACAATTTTAAAATTGTCAGACATAAAATAGAAGAAGTAGAAGAAAGAGATCGTATTCGGAATTTTCAACCCCCCGTTAGTGGAGAAGAAATTATGAACACCTTCGATATCAAACCTTCTAAAGAAATTGGAATTATTAAGGAGGCTATCAAAGAAGCTATTCTGGAAGGGGAAATCCCTAATGAACATCAAGCTGCTTTTGACCTAATGTTAAAGAAAGGAGAAGAACTGGGATTAGTTGTCGCTGAAGGCAAACGCAAATAATATTGACAGGTAACAAATTCGTTGCATAAATGCTATAAAACCGATATTTATATTTTAATATCAGGAAGTTTCTTCAGCATACTACTCAATTTCACTTTCTCAAAAGAATAACCTCCCTAGGTATAAACGTACAAGGGATTAAATTTTAATTTCGAGGGTATCCTCGAGGCATTTTAAATCTCGATTATCGAGTAAACTATAGAACATGAAACAGGATAACAAAAGGGTAATATATTGGTTATTGACAGGTTGTTTTTTGATTTTTATCATGGTAGTTGTTGGAGGAATTACCCGCCTGACACATTCCGGACTTTCTATTTCTAATTACAAATTAATTTCTGGTACCATCCCTCCTATGAATGAAGAAGAGTGGAATGCAGCCTTTGATCTGTATAAACAGTATCCAGAATATCAGAAAATAAATCATCAATTCTCTCTACAGGATTTTAAAGATATTTATTTTTGGGAATGGATCCATCGAGTGATTGGTCGATTTATCGGGATTGTTTTTATTATCCCCTTTATCTATTTTCTTTTCACAAAACAATTATCCAAGCCTACCATCAAGAAATCAATGCTCTTATTATTTCTTGGAGGGTTTCAGGGGTTTTTAGGCTGGTTTATGGTTAAAAGCGGACTAGTTGATCGACCTGATGTAAGTCATTATAGATTAGCGATGCATCTCACTACTGCTTTTATTACTTTCGCTTACTCATTTTGGGTTGCTCTCGATCTGATATTTCCTATAAAAAAAGAAACTGTAAATATCCGCTTTAGAAACTTACTTCGGGTCGGATTAGTGATTCTTATTATTCAGATTATCTATGGAGCTTTTGTGGCTGGTCTTGATGCTGGTTTTCTACATAACCAC contains:
- a CDS encoding glycosyltransferase family 4 protein codes for the protein MHILHLSAVTNWGGGEKHIETLYNELSELAPEVKNTIFCAKNGDFHKHLKTQQINYITAPLSIKVDPRFFIKLGIICKREKVDLIHIHDPSAILLAILSDKIFNLPPFIYSKKTSFPIKNRKKTLFKYNYPKIKKVICVSKKTKEIAAKSIVDNHKIVTIYDGTDIETPLKKPSFAIREKFNLKEDTVIVGNIANHIRAKHLDTLIDIVDIIINKENKKNFFFIQMGNYTERTEPLLQRAKELQLEQHLVFSGFTPNASSFLPQFDINLITSQSEGMPLVIYESLLHKTAVVSTDVGGIPEIIEHNINGLLSPMHSPDKQAEQIISLSEDDVLKEKFIKNGYEKVINNYSSKNMALETLQLYKNIV
- a CDS encoding COX15/CtaA family protein, producing MKQDNKRVIYWLLTGCFLIFIMVVVGGITRLTHSGLSISNYKLISGTIPPMNEEEWNAAFDLYKQYPEYQKINHQFSLQDFKDIYFWEWIHRVIGRFIGIVFIIPFIYFLFTKQLSKPTIKKSMLLLFLGGFQGFLGWFMVKSGLVDRPDVSHYRLAMHLTTAFITFAYSFWVALDLIFPIKKETVNIRFRNLLRVGLVILIIQIIYGAFVAGLDAGFLHNHWPLMNDGQFIHEAVFIEQSPFIMNFFEGKSGVQFIHRSLAYVVVFIVGLIWYRSKKIPKDSQQATSIKILLVLVCTQFLLGVFTLLFRVPLTLGILHQVVAFFLLGGMTFSLHRFSK
- a CDS encoding L-threonylcarbamoyladenylate synthase → MADHKDEIEKTIAILKKGGIILYPTDTVWGLGCDATNAEAIDKLNRLKNRSEEKSLICLVSDFKMLGQYVEEVPEVAYDILKYATKATTIIYDKPLRVAENIIREDNTLGIRVVRDPFCGKLIRKFKRPIVSTSANISNQPTPKHLKEISQEILEGVDYVVNLPLPNKNAKPSSIIKIGSDSTVKIIRK
- a CDS encoding CCA tRNA nucleotidyltransferase, with the protein product MSEIKNYKEALTLPIFSIISKAAANLNVECYVIGGFVRDYLLQRGIVKDIDIVAVGSGIELAKEVSRLLPDKPKVQVFKTYGTAMLRTEAIEIEFVGARKESYQRHSRNPIVEDGTLEDDQNRRDFNINTLALNLSEKHFGNLLDPFGGLDDLTTKTIQTPLDPDITYSDDPLRMMRAIRFASQLNFNIEEKSLAAITKNKDRIKIITKERIVEELNKILLCNVPSYGFKLLEKTGLLEYILPEITALKGIDEVEGQRHKDNFYHSLEVVDNICQHTDDLWLRWAALLHDIGKAPTKKFHKKIGWTFHGHEFVGSKMVYKLFKRLKMPLNDKMKFVQKMVLMSSRPIVIASDVTDSAVRRLVFDAGDHIEQLMTLCEADITTKNPKRFKKYHNNFKIVRHKIEEVEERDRIRNFQPPVSGEEIMNTFDIKPSKEIGIIKEAIKEAILEGEIPNEHQAAFDLMLKKGEELGLVVAEGKRK